AGCGCCTGCTGTAACGTGGCTTTTCCCGCCTCAAAGACTGCCGCGCCGACATTGATTTTCGCCACGCCGTGACGACTTACCCGGCGGATATCGTCGGCTTTGGTGCCGCTGCCGCCGTGCAGCGCCAGCGGAAGCGGCGACGCCCGATGCAGGGCATCGAGACGCTCATAGTCGATCCGGGGCGTCACGCCGGGCGGATAAACCCCGTGGGCGGTGCCGACCGATACCGCGAGCAGATCGATGCCGGTCTGACGAATAAAGGGCGTGACCTCTTCCACCTGCGTCATCTTTACGGCGGCGTCGTCAAGATCGTACACCGTCGCATCGGCGATATGTCCGAGTTCCCCTTCCACGCAGACCCCGGCGGTGGCGGCCATTTGCACCACCTGCCGCGTCTGACGGATGTTCTCCTCCAGCGGATGGCTGGACGCATCGATCATCAGGCCGGTAAAACCGGCGCGGAATGACTGGCCTATCAGATCGAACGCTTTGCCATGATCCAGACTCAACGCAACCGGAACGGCGGCCTGCTGCGCCAGGGCGCTGACCAGCGGCACGGCGAGGTGCGGCGGAAAATGCCGGCAGTGTCCCTGGTAGACATTGAGGATCAGCGGGGCGCGTTGTTGTTCGGCGGCGGCGATCGCCGCTCGCGCCGTCTCCAGGTTGAAGCAGTTAATGGCGAGCACGGCATACTGCCGTTGATACGCGTCATCAATGAGGGCTTTCATCGGGGCATACATAACGGCTCCTTTCATTCGAGGGTGAACTTAATATCTTCATCACGCACGGTGTGATCGTCGGTATCGTCAAACTCTTCATCTGCCTGCGTCACGCGTTTCTTGAGCAGCGAGAGCATCACGCCGCAAATCACCGTACCGATCCCCAACGCCAGACAGAACATCAGCGGCCTGGTAAACAGTGGAACCACAAACATACCGCCGTGCGGCACCGGCGCTTCCACTCCCCAGACCATAATCAGCCCGCCGGCGATGGCCGAGGCGACGACGCAACTGGCTACCACCCGGATCAGGTCGCGGGCGGCAATCGGGATCACGCCTTCGGTGATCATGCAGATTCCCATGGGGAATGCGGCTTTCAGCGCCTCTTTTTCCGCGCGGGTGTATTTGTGGCGGGTCAGCAGGAAAGAGAGCGTGATGCCAAAGGGTGGGATGATGGAACCGACAAATTTGACGGCTTCCGGGCCGTAAATACCGTCTACCAGCATGCCGTCGGCGAACAGCGACATGGTTTTATTCACCGGCCCGCCGAAGTCAAATGTCGCCATCGCCCCCAGAATCGCCCCCATCAGGAATTTCGAGCCGCCCTGCATGGATTCAAGCAGTTGGATCAGCGCTTTTTGTAGCCAGACGATAGGCTGGCCGATAAACGTCATCATCAGCAAGCCCGCGATAATGGTGCCGAGCAGCGGCAGGATCATGATGGGCATCAAGCCCTGCATGGAAACGGGAAGTTTAATATAGCGGCGCAGAAGCAGTACGGTGTAGCCGACCAGAAAGCCGCCGAGGATACCGCCGATAAACCCGGTCTGAATCTGGCCGCAGATAAAGCCGACGATCAGGCCGGGCGCGAAACCGGGGCGGTCGGCGATCGAGTAAGCAATGGCCGCGCTGATCAAGGGAACGATCAGACCCATGCCCCAGCCGCCAATCTGGTTCAGCATCCATGCCAGGCTGCCGGTTTTTTCCGCCACGCTGGGGCCGCCAATCACCTGACCGAGCGCGATACAAATACCGGCGGCGACAATTAGCGGAATCATCCAGGAAATACCGGTAAGGAGATGGCGTTTTATTTCCTGTCCAACTGTATTTGTTCTGGTGTTCATCATCGTTACCCCGAAAATTAATATTCAGGCGCGCGTTAAAGAACTCGC
This is a stretch of genomic DNA from Brenneria rubrifaciens. It encodes these proteins:
- a CDS encoding class II fructose-bisphosphate aldolase, which produces MYAPMKALIDDAYQRQYAVLAINCFNLETARAAIAAAEQQRAPLILNVYQGHCRHFPPHLAVPLVSALAQQAAVPVALSLDHGKAFDLIGQSFRAGFTGLMIDASSHPLEENIRQTRQVVQMAATAGVCVEGELGHIADATVYDLDDAAVKMTQVEEVTPFIRQTGIDLLAVSVGTAHGVYPPGVTPRIDYERLDALHRASPLPLALHGGSGTKADDIRRVSRHGVAKINVGAAVFEAGKATLQQALQQHPETELADLLAMMESACREVVCDYLSWSGAANQA
- a CDS encoding PTS fructose transporter subunit IIC, coding for MNTRTNTVGQEIKRHLLTGISWMIPLIVAAGICIALGQVIGGPSVAEKTGSLAWMLNQIGGWGMGLIVPLISAAIAYSIADRPGFAPGLIVGFICGQIQTGFIGGILGGFLVGYTVLLLRRYIKLPVSMQGLMPIMILPLLGTIIAGLLMMTFIGQPIVWLQKALIQLLESMQGGSKFLMGAILGAMATFDFGGPVNKTMSLFADGMLVDGIYGPEAVKFVGSIIPPFGITLSFLLTRHKYTRAEKEALKAAFPMGICMITEGVIPIAARDLIRVVASCVVASAIAGGLIMVWGVEAPVPHGGMFVVPLFTRPLMFCLALGIGTVICGVMLSLLKKRVTQADEEFDDTDDHTVRDEDIKFTLE